A DNA window from Acropora palmata chromosome 12, jaAcrPala1.3, whole genome shotgun sequence contains the following coding sequences:
- the LOC141860136 gene encoding putative skeletal organic matrix protein 5 isoform X2 gives MSLAIFVFYVMPLVSTSEAKGEQCKVYQVPISGKALRNHTYRTTKAGELFRCYVRCERDPVCKSCNFKQSEEICEMNYETKETKPNDFITDEQSYYMKRIGGVVTASSCNEIFKNQRRTKSQVYMLMLGSRNIPVYCFMGDFGCGIGGWTLVMKTDGTKNTFHYSSPFWSDKEVYNLAGGKIGFDKQETKLPSYWETHFSKICLGMRDGSTTRFVVIRQSANSLYALIADGTYRAVSLGRDKWKSLIGPQASLQRNCNKEGFNVVCEGSESSKYSRARIGIIANDQNDCLSCDSRIGYGTGGLQDDSNTCGNDAMHSPDNGDKHIKAMGYILVQ, from the exons ATGTCTCTGGCAATTTTCGTATTTTATGTAATGCCCTTGGTTAGCACAAGTGAAGCGAAAGGCGAGCAATGCAAAGTTTATCAAGTCCCAATTAGTGGCAAAGCACTTCGCAATCACACCTACAGAACTACAAAGGCCGGGGAACTGTTTAGATGCTATGTACGCTGTGAGAGAGATCCAGTGTGCAAGAGCTGCAACTTCAAACAGTCAGAAGAGATCTGCGAAATGAATTACGAGACCAAGGAAACGAAGCCGAATGACTTCATCACAGATGAGCAAAGTTATTACATGAAACGCATCGGTGGAG tTGTCACAGCTTCATCTTGCAACGAAATATTTAAAAACCAAAG GAGAACAAAGAGCCAGGTGTACATGCTGATGCTTGGGTCACGCAACATTCCAGTTTATTGTTTTATGGGAGACTTCGGATGCGGAATTGGAGGATGGACCCTTGTTATGAAAACTGATGGCACAAAG AACACCTTCCACTATTCCTCTCCTTTCTGGAGCGACAAGGAAGTTTACAACCTTGCAGGAGGGAAGATTGGTTTTGACAAACAAGAAACCAAATTGCCCTCCTATTGGGAGACGCACTTCTCGAAGATTTGTCTTGGAATGAGGGACGGCTCAACAACAAGATTCGTGGTCATTCGCCAAAGTGCCAACTCATTGTACGCACTTATCGCTGACGGAACATACCGAGCTGTTTCCCTGGGCCGGGACAAGTGGAAGTCTCTTATTGGTCCACAAGCCTCACTACAGAGGAATTGCAATAAAGAAGGGTTCAACGTTGTCTGTGAAGGCAGTGAAAGCAGCAAATATTCAAGAGCAAGGATCGGTATCATTGCGAACGATCAAAACGACTGTCTATCTTGTGACTCCAGAATTGGATATGGAACTGGAGGTTTGCAAGACGACTCAAACACGTGTGGAAACGATGCCATGCATTCTCCTGATAATGGGGATAAACATATCAAAGCCATGGGGTATATCCTGGTTCAGTGA
- the LOC141860136 gene encoding putative skeletal organic matrix protein 5 isoform X1, whose translation MSLAIFVFYVMPLVSTSEAKGEQCKVYQVPISGKALRNHTYRTTKAGELFRCYVRCERDPVCKSCNFKQSEEICEMNYETKETKPNDFITDEQSYYMKRIGGVVTASSCNEIFKNQRRTKSQVYMLMLGSRNIPVYCFMGDFGCGIGGWTLVMKTDGTKYRLQNTFHYSSPFWSDKEVYNLAGGKIGFDKQETKLPSYWETHFSKICLGMRDGSTTRFVVIRQSANSLYALIADGTYRAVSLGRDKWKSLIGPQASLQRNCNKEGFNVVCEGSESSKYSRARIGIIANDQNDCLSCDSRIGYGTGGLQDDSNTCGNDAMHSPDNGDKHIKAMGYILVQ comes from the exons ATGTCTCTGGCAATTTTCGTATTTTATGTAATGCCCTTGGTTAGCACAAGTGAAGCGAAAGGCGAGCAATGCAAAGTTTATCAAGTCCCAATTAGTGGCAAAGCACTTCGCAATCACACCTACAGAACTACAAAGGCCGGGGAACTGTTTAGATGCTATGTACGCTGTGAGAGAGATCCAGTGTGCAAGAGCTGCAACTTCAAACAGTCAGAAGAGATCTGCGAAATGAATTACGAGACCAAGGAAACGAAGCCGAATGACTTCATCACAGATGAGCAAAGTTATTACATGAAACGCATCGGTGGAG tTGTCACAGCTTCATCTTGCAACGAAATATTTAAAAACCAAAG GAGAACAAAGAGCCAGGTGTACATGCTGATGCTTGGGTCACGCAACATTCCAGTTTATTGTTTTATGGGAGACTTCGGATGCGGAATTGGAGGATGGACCCTTGTTATGAAAACTGATGGCACAAAG TATCGTTTACAGAACACCTTCCACTATTCCTCTCCTTTCTGGAGCGACAAGGAAGTTTACAACCTTGCAGGAGGGAAGATTGGTTTTGACAAACAAGAAACCAAATTGCCCTCCTATTGGGAGACGCACTTCTCGAAGATTTGTCTTGGAATGAGGGACGGCTCAACAACAAGATTCGTGGTCATTCGCCAAAGTGCCAACTCATTGTACGCACTTATCGCTGACGGAACATACCGAGCTGTTTCCCTGGGCCGGGACAAGTGGAAGTCTCTTATTGGTCCACAAGCCTCACTACAGAGGAATTGCAATAAAGAAGGGTTCAACGTTGTCTGTGAAGGCAGTGAAAGCAGCAAATATTCAAGAGCAAGGATCGGTATCATTGCGAACGATCAAAACGACTGTCTATCTTGTGACTCCAGAATTGGATATGGAACTGGAGGTTTGCAAGACGACTCAAACACGTGTGGAAACGATGCCATGCATTCTCCTGATAATGGGGATAAACATATCAAAGCCATGGGGTATATCCTGGTTCAGTGA